From the genome of Elusimicrobiota bacterium, one region includes:
- the metH gene encoding methionine synthase, translated as MSNIGVTYKNRGREEELRHLLHGRILVVDGAMGTMIQARDLKAEDFGGPALEGCNENLNITRPDVIREIHEAYLEAGADIVETNSFGSTRTVLAEYALADRALEISRAAAQIARQAADKYSTKDKPRFAAGSMGPTTKTILVTGGVTFQQLEAAYAEQALGLLEGGADILLLETAQDTLNLKAGLNGIDQAFQKFDRSVPVMISATIEVMGTMLAGQTAEALYISLEHRNLFSIGLNCATGPDFMTDHIRTLSELSRFGVSAIPNAGLPDENGRYNETPEIFVKKLERFISEGWINIVGGCCGTTPEHIRRVSRLVQGKIPRLLVRRHRCHVSGLEPFEMTDEKRPILVGERTNVIGSRLFKDLVVGAKWEEAAEVGRRQVRNGAHVIDVCLANPDRNELEDIGIFLDYLVKKVKAPIMIDSTDAQVINAALKKIPGKAIINSINLEDGEERFETVVPLIHQYGAAVVVGTIDEDKAQGMAVTAERKLAIARRSFKLLTEKYGLRPEDLIFDPLVFPCATGDKNYFGSAALTIEGVKKIKEALPHCKTILGISNVSFGLPHAGREVLNAVFLHHCVQAGLDLAIVNTEKLARYSSLPEEDKRLAEQLLFWSGPGDPAYPPGTDLIAVFTAHFRDKVAEKKKDTRKDLPVEERLPKNVVEGSKEGLIEDLDTLLKHTKPLAIINGPLMKGMDEVGRLFANNEMIVAEVLQSAEVMKAAVAHLEPFMDKVDVGTKGKIVLATVKGDVHDIGKNLVHIILKNNGYNVVDLGIKVAPEQLIEAVKKEAPRLVGLSGLLVKSAHQMVVTAEDLEAAGIDVPVLVGGAALSAKFTASRIAPRYDSVVVYCKDAMSGLEAANSLVDSGRCEAFVAKNKEIQEYLSCQTANGSHPVKSEAVSAAAIIKHDGLSPAPPDLKLHIENNFDIEAIFRYINPIMLYGKHLGLKGSPENLIKEGNPKAVELHRSIEELKGEILAKNLIKARAVYRFYPCCSEGDSIHILSAPSSDIIETFAFPRQPSAERLCISDFIRPKNLSPDYLCLFVVTCGDGIREESTRLREAGEYLKSHALQAIAIEAAEGFAELLHEKIRAMWGIPDPAGMPIREKFQAKYRGLRVSFGYPACPNLEDQAKLFKLLEPDKHIGVQLTEGFMMEPEASVSALVFHHPQARYFSVGSAVAA; from the coding sequence ATGAGCAATATTGGGGTAACGTATAAAAACCGGGGCCGCGAAGAGGAGTTGCGGCATTTGCTCCATGGGCGCATTTTGGTCGTTGACGGCGCCATGGGCACCATGATTCAAGCCCGGGATTTAAAAGCCGAGGATTTCGGCGGACCGGCCTTGGAAGGCTGCAATGAAAATTTAAACATCACGCGCCCGGATGTGATCCGGGAAATTCATGAAGCGTATCTTGAAGCGGGTGCGGATATTGTTGAAACGAATTCCTTCGGCTCAACCCGCACCGTGTTGGCCGAGTATGCTTTGGCTGACCGGGCTTTAGAGATCAGCCGGGCCGCGGCGCAAATTGCCCGGCAAGCCGCAGACAAATATTCCACCAAGGATAAACCCCGTTTTGCGGCCGGTTCCATGGGCCCCACTACCAAAACCATTTTAGTGACCGGCGGCGTGACGTTCCAGCAGCTGGAAGCCGCTTATGCCGAACAAGCGTTGGGGCTTTTGGAAGGCGGAGCGGACATTTTGCTTTTGGAAACCGCCCAGGATACCTTGAATTTGAAAGCCGGATTAAACGGCATCGATCAGGCTTTTCAAAAGTTTGATCGCTCGGTCCCGGTCATGATTTCCGCCACCATCGAGGTGATGGGCACCATGCTGGCCGGGCAAACCGCCGAGGCCCTGTACATATCGCTGGAACACCGCAATTTATTTTCCATCGGCTTAAACTGCGCCACCGGCCCGGATTTTATGACGGATCATATCCGCACGCTTTCCGAGTTGTCTCGTTTCGGCGTCTCGGCGATCCCCAATGCCGGTCTTCCCGATGAAAACGGCCGCTACAATGAAACCCCGGAAATTTTTGTCAAGAAGCTGGAGCGCTTCATTTCGGAAGGCTGGATTAATATCGTGGGCGGTTGCTGCGGCACTACGCCCGAGCATATCCGCCGCGTATCCCGATTGGTCCAAGGCAAAATCCCCAGGCTGTTGGTCAGAAGACATCGTTGCCATGTTTCGGGTCTTGAACCCTTCGAAATGACCGATGAAAAGCGTCCGATCTTGGTGGGGGAAAGAACCAATGTGATCGGAAGCCGCCTCTTCAAAGATTTAGTCGTGGGCGCCAAATGGGAGGAAGCGGCGGAAGTCGGCCGCCGCCAGGTCAGAAACGGCGCTCATGTCATCGACGTTTGTTTGGCCAATCCGGATCGAAACGAGCTGGAGGATATCGGGATTTTTCTCGATTATTTGGTTAAAAAAGTCAAAGCCCCCATTATGATCGATTCCACGGACGCCCAAGTCATCAACGCCGCGCTCAAGAAAATTCCGGGCAAAGCCATTATCAACTCCATCAACCTTGAAGACGGCGAGGAGCGCTTTGAGACCGTGGTTCCTCTCATTCATCAATACGGCGCCGCCGTGGTTGTGGGCACCATTGACGAGGACAAAGCCCAGGGTATGGCCGTCACCGCCGAGCGAAAATTAGCCATTGCCCGACGGAGTTTTAAGCTTTTGACGGAAAAGTACGGACTCAGGCCCGAGGATTTGATTTTTGATCCCTTGGTTTTTCCCTGCGCCACCGGGGACAAAAATTATTTCGGCTCGGCCGCTCTAACCATCGAAGGCGTCAAAAAAATCAAAGAAGCCTTGCCTCATTGCAAAACCATTTTGGGCATTTCCAACGTTTCTTTCGGACTGCCCCATGCCGGGCGCGAGGTGTTAAACGCCGTATTTCTTCATCATTGCGTGCAAGCCGGGCTGGATCTGGCCATTGTCAATACCGAAAAGCTTGCCCGGTATTCGAGTTTGCCTGAAGAGGATAAGCGTTTGGCCGAGCAGCTTTTGTTTTGGAGCGGCCCCGGTGATCCTGCCTATCCGCCCGGCACTGATTTAATCGCCGTGTTTACGGCCCATTTTCGGGATAAAGTCGCCGAGAAAAAGAAAGACACCCGCAAGGATTTGCCTGTTGAGGAACGCCTGCCCAAAAACGTGGTCGAAGGCTCAAAAGAAGGCTTGATCGAAGATTTGGATACGCTTTTAAAGCACACAAAACCCCTTGCCATCATCAATGGCCCTTTAATGAAAGGCATGGATGAGGTGGGGCGCCTATTCGCCAATAACGAAATGATCGTGGCCGAAGTGCTTCAGTCTGCCGAGGTTATGAAAGCGGCTGTGGCGCATTTGGAGCCTTTCATGGACAAAGTGGATGTGGGCACCAAGGGGAAAATTGTTTTGGCCACGGTCAAAGGCGATGTTCATGATATCGGCAAAAACCTGGTCCATATTATTTTGAAGAACAACGGCTATAACGTCGTGGACTTAGGCATTAAAGTCGCCCCGGAGCAATTAATCGAGGCCGTTAAAAAAGAAGCGCCCAGGCTGGTCGGACTTTCCGGTCTTTTGGTCAAATCCGCCCATCAAATGGTGGTGACAGCCGAGGATTTAGAGGCCGCCGGAATCGATGTCCCCGTCCTAGTCGGCGGCGCCGCGCTTTCCGCCAAATTCACCGCGTCCAGAATCGCGCCGCGCTATGACAGCGTTGTTGTTTACTGTAAAGACGCCATGTCGGGTCTCGAAGCCGCTAATTCTTTGGTGGATTCCGGCCGCTGCGAGGCTTTCGTGGCCAAAAATAAAGAAATTCAGGAGTATCTCTCTTGTCAAACCGCGAACGGCTCTCATCCCGTTAAATCGGAAGCAGTTTCCGCAGCAGCCATTATCAAACATGATGGCCTATCGCCCGCGCCCCCTGATTTAAAGCTTCATATCGAAAATAACTTTGATATCGAGGCGATTTTCCGCTACATCAACCCCATTATGTTGTACGGTAAGCATTTGGGCCTGAAAGGCTCTCCTGAAAATTTGATTAAAGAAGGCAACCCTAAAGCCGTGGAGCTTCATCGAAGCATTGAGGAGTTAAAAGGGGAAATCCTAGCCAAAAATTTGATCAAAGCCCGCGCCGTGTACCGGTTTTACCCCTGTTGCTCCGAGGGGGACTCAATCCACATTCTTTCAGCCCCATCTTCTGACATCATCGAAACTTTTGCTTTCCCCCGCCAACCCTCCGCCGAACGCCTTTGCATATCCGATTTCATCCGTCCCAAGAACTTAAGCCCCGATTACCTCTGCCTCTTCGTGGTCACCTGCGGCGACGGCATCCGCGAAGAATCAACCCGCTTGCGCGAAGCCGGCGAATACTTAAAAAGCCATGCCCTCCAAGCCATCGCCATTGAAGCAGCCGAAGGTTTCGCCGAGCTTTTGCATGAAAAAATCCGCGCCATGTGGGGCATCCCCGATCCCGCGGGCATGCCCATCCGCGAGAAATTTCAGGCCAAATACCGGGGTCTTCGGGTGTCCTTCGGCTACCCGGCCTGCCCAAATTTAGAGGACCAAGCAAAACTCTTTAAACTCCTCGAACCCGACAAACACATCGGCGTCCAATTAACCGAAGGCTTTATGATGGAACCCGAAGCCTCGGTCTCTGCCCTGGTCTTTCACCATCCCCAGGCCCGTTATTTCTCCGTAGGAAGCGCGGTAGCCGCTTAA